CCGTGCCTCGATCTGCTCGATGGCGGCCTTCAGCAGTTCCTCGCGCCGCTCAGCCACGCTCAACCGCACCCTCGCCACGCGCTCACCCTACCCAGAACATGTCAACGGCCCTCGTCACCGATACCACCCGAACCGTGCGGCGATCACCGGCAGCCGGTCCGCGACGATGGCATGCGCGGCGGCCCGCGGCGTCGTCCCGTCCGTCTCCGCCCGGGCCAGCATCAGGCCCACCAGGGCGCGCATCGAACGGCGCGTGTACGCGAACGCCTCGTCCGCGTCCGCGCCGATGTCACCGAACAGCGTCCACCACCACCAGGCGTTCGTCCCCGAGTTGACGACCACGTCCGGCAGCACGGCGACCCCGCGCGCGGCCAGCAGCTCCTCCGCCTCGGGCAGTACCGGCATATTGGCCGCCTCGACGATCCAGCGGGCGGTGATCCGCTCCTGGTTCGCGGCGTCGATCGCGTACGAGACCGCCGCCGGCACCAGCACCTCCGCGTCGACGGACAGCCAGGCGTCGCCCGGCAGTTCCCGGTCACCGGGGCGCAGCACGCCGCGGTCGACGGTCCCGTACGCGTCCCGCGCGGCGAGCAGCGCCTCGACGTCGAGCCCCCGCGGATTGGCGATCGTGCCCTTGATGTCGGCGACGGCCACGACGGTGAGCCCCGCGCGCGTGAGGAAGCGCGCCGTCGCCCCGCCCATGGTGCCCAGGCCCTGCACGGCGACCCGCGTTCCGGCGTACGGCACGCTCGCCCGGTCCAGCGCGGCGAGCGCCGACTCGGCGACCCCGCAGCCGCCGACGAGTTCGTCGAGCCCGATGCCGTCCACGTCGACGGCGAACGCGTCGGCGAGCCGGCGCCGGGCAGCGGCCTCGTCGTCCAGCAGTGGATACATGGCCTGGATCGACGACACGAGCCCCGCCTCCGCGGCCGCCCGGTCCACCAGGTCCTGGGTGAGCCCTAGATCCTCGCCCGTGGTCCAGAGAGTCTCGATGTACGGCCGCATGGCGCGCAGGTAGCGCACCAGCAGTCCGTACGCGTCCGGGTCCTGCGGATCGCAGTCGATGCCGCCCTTGGCGCCGCCGAGGGGGACGTACCGGCCCTCGGGGTCGTAGTGCAGCGCCTCCTTCATGGTCATGCCGCGCGCGAGTGAGGTGACCTCGTCGAGGGTGCAGCCCGCCCGCATCCGCAGACCCCCACTGGACACACCGCGCACCAGCCGGTCGACGACCAGAAAGCCCCTCCGCCCGGTGACGTGGTCGGTCCACACGAGCGACATCAGGGGGGTGGTCATGCGGGCTCCTCGAGATGAGCGTTACTGAATGGCCAGTCAGTATCGGGATGGGCGCCCGGTCGTGTCAACGAGAAACCGGTTGACGGGCCGGCAGGGCAGCGCGTCATATCGTCGACGGAAGGCGGAGGGAGCGGGACGAAGCTATGGCTCATGTCGTCGAACTGACCTACTACCCCATCAAGGGGTGCGCCGGGACCTCGCCGGGCGAGGCGCTCGTGACACCCGCCGGTCTCGCCCACGACCGCAGCTTCATGGTCGTCAGCGAGGCGGGAGTGTTCCGGACGCAGCGGCGGGATCCGCGGCTGTCGCTCATCCGGCCGGAGGTCGGCGCCGGAGGGGAGCGGCTGGTGCTGCGGGCGCCGGGGTACGAGGCCGTGCACGTCGACGTGGACGCGTCCGGGGCTCGGCGGCCGGTCGACCTGTTCGGGAATCCGTATCAGGGGATCGACCAGGGGGACACGGCCGCCGCGTGGCTGTCGGACGTGCTCCGGGCACCCAGCAGACTCGTCCGCGTGCCGCCCGAGCACGACCGGGTGACCGACGGCCGGACACCGGGTACCTCCGGCTACGCCGACAGCTGCGCACTGCACATGCTCTCCCGCTCCACCCTGGACCTCCTCAACGCCAAGGTCGCGGAGCGCGGTGGCAGCCCGCTGTCGCTGGACCGCTTCCGCCCGAACGTCGTCGTCGGCGGCTGGGACGAACCGCACACCGAGGACCGCGCCCATCGCATCACCCTCGGCGACGCCGAACTGGGCTACGCGAAGCTCGCCGTCCGCTGCGCCGTCACCCTGGTCGACCAGGAGGCCGGGACCAGGGACGGCCCGGAACCGCTGCGCACGCTCGCCGGCTATCGCCGGGCAGCCGAGGGCGGAGTCGCGTTCGGCGCGAAGTTCGCGGTGCTGCGGCCCGGCAAGGTGACGGTCGGGGACGAGGTGGACGTGCGGGTCTGGGGCGACTCGGAGCTGTAGTTCCCGCGGGCGGAGGTGGGTGGGACATCGCGCCGTGACCGGGGTGACCCGGGGTTGTCAGAGGGGCCGCCCATAATGGAAGCCTCAGCGATTCCCCTGGAGGTACCGTGACCGGATTCCGTTCCTTGAGCTCCGGGCTCCGCGCACTGCAGCCCGCGGCCTTCGGCGCGGACCCCAGTGGTGAGCGTCTGGCCCGTATTCGCAGATCGCCCCACTTCAAGGACGGGGTCTTCCTGAATCCCGGCGGCGAGGCCCGGACCCGGCCCTCCGGCTCGTCCGTGGAGCTTGCGAAGGGTTTCTTCGACAAGGACACCCGCCCCCGCCGCGCCCCACAGGGCACGGTCCCGGTGCACGCCACCACCCTCGCCGACATCTCCAGGCCGCCCGCCACCGGACTGCGGCTGACCTGGATGGGGCACTCCAGCGTGCTCGCGGAGATAGACGGTCGACGCGTGCTGTTCGACCCCGTCTGGGGCGAGCGCTGCTCCCCGTTCGCCTTCGCCGGCCCCAAGCGACTGCACCCGGTACCCATGCCGCTGGCCGCGCTCGGCCCGGTCGACGTCGTCGTCATCTCGCACGACCACTACGACCACCTGGACATGCCCTCGATCAAGACGCTGGCGGGCACGGACACCCTGTTCGCCGTGCCGCTCGGTGTCGGCGCCCACCTCGAACACTGGGGTGTCTCCGCGGACCGGCTGCGCGAGCTGGACTGGCACGAGGAGACCAAGGTCGGCGGCCTCACCCTGACCGCCACCCCGGCCCGCCACTTCTGCGGCCGCGGACTGCGCAACACCCAGCACACCCTCTGGGCCTCCTGGTCGGTCGCGGGCGAGAACCACCGGATCTACCACAGCGGAGACACCGGCTACTTCGAGGGCTTCAAGGACATCGGCGCCGACTACGGCCCCTTCGACGCCACGATGATCCAGATCGGGGCCTACTCCGAGTTCTGGCCCGACATCCACATGACCCCCGAGGAGGGCATGCGCGCCCATCTGGACCTCCAGGGCGGGACACCCGCCGGGGTGATGCTGCCGATCCACTGGGCCACCTTCAATCTGGCGATGCACCCCTGGGCGGAACCCGGCGAGGGCACCGTCGCCGCCGCCCGTGCGCAGGGCGCCCGCGTGGCCCTGCCCCGTCCCGGCGAGCCCTTCGAGCCCACGGCCGAGACCGTGCCGTCCGAGCCCTGGTGGCGAGGGGTGGCCGCGCGTCCGGCGAGCGGATGGCCTGATGCCGAGGCGCCCGGCGGTGTGGTGGCCGCTGCGGGCGTCGACGTGCCGCCGGAGTCGGCGGGCCGGCCGGAGGACAAGCAGGAGGGCAGCGGCGAGCCGGAGGCTGTTCCGGCGGGCTGACGCCGCGCACACCTCCTATCCTGAAACCATCGGGGTAGCACGGGAGTTGGGGGCACACGTGGAAGCGGCGCAGGCTCCGGAGGGTGGGGCGGACGCCGAGTGAATCCGAGCCGTACGTCCGATTGGCGACGCTGCGCCAACTGCAAGCGGTCCTGGCGGACGTACACACGACCCCGCAGTCTGGCGGAGCCCCTGCAGACAGTCGCCGACGGCACGGTCACCGCCCTCGGATACGAGGTGGGCAGCCTCCATCTGGTGCGCCCGGACGGCGAACTGGTCGTGGTGGCGGTGGCCGGCGACGACCGTGGCGTGGAGCGGGCGGGCCGGGTCGGCTCCCGCACCACCTGGGCGCGACGTCTGTCGGCGGGCGAGGAGTGGGGTGACCTGCGCTTCGTCCCCTACACCGAGGGCCGCCGGCTCGACGGCGACGACCTGCCGCAGTACGGCGACGCGCCCCTGCCCTTCTTCGACGACGAGTGGCACCCCGGTGACCGGCTCTTCGCGCCCATGACCGAAGCTCCTGGTGCGCGGATCGGCCCGTCCCGTGAGCTGATCGGCGTGCTGTCCGTGGACCGCCCGCGCAACGGCCGCCGGCCCGGCGCGTGGGGGCGCGAGGCATTCCAGATGTACGTGTTCCAGGCTGCGATCGCGATCAGCAACGCCCGTCTGCGGGGCAATATGCAACGAGCCGGGTCGGCCGTTCGCCGTCGAGCCGTCGAGCCGTCGACGATGGGGTCGAACTCCTTCTCGTGCTGGAGCACGTGTCCTCCGGTGAAGCGCGCGACAGGGGCCTGACAGACGGGACTTCGCCCGTTCGAGTCGATCACCATTCTGTACCCGCGCGGTGACAGGGCGCATCGATATGGCCCCGGTGGCGACGGACATCGATACCGAGCGGGCGTCACGGCGGTCGCATGCCGTCACCATCGGTCATGACGCGGGCGCGGTGCAGCGGGGGTGTGAGGAGCCCGTGAGCGGCTTCCCGAGGGGGCGGTGTGGGGAGGGGAGCGGCGTGAGGCGGGGCTTTGTGGAGTGGGGGCGCTCCGGCGCCTCGTCCGTTCGCGAACGCTTCTGAACAGGTGTGATCGTTCTCTTGCCGTTCGTGGGTGGTCTACCGAGGGGCTTATCGGTCTGTCGTACGAAGCCTCATACCAGAGCGGGATGCTCGCCGTGGGACTTTGTCAACTGCCCACCGCACCTGGTGTGTAGGCGACTACTGTGAGTGTCCGCTGGGCGACGCAGGGCCGAATTCATCGGTTCTCTCGACCGGCATCGCGATGGCGCATGCCCTGTGCGCGCAATCCGCGCCGGGGGTGTCGTGTGGATCAGACCGGATCAGGGAGCGGGGCCCGGCACGTGCAGCAGAGAGGCGGCGGACACACCAAGTCCAGGGAGCCCGGCGGCGGTCACGCGCGAACCCCTGGCAACCAGGCCCGACGGAACAGCACAAGGACACCGATGTCTCAGCTCCGCGCACCGGCAGCACGCGCAGAACGCCGCGAGGGCGGCAGGCACGGGCGGCCGGTCGCCCGCCCCGTACCGGCGCTGCCCGAGACGCAGATACGGCCTCAACTCCTGCGTCTCGCTGTGCTGCCGCCGGTCGCGGTCGCCCTCAGCGCCAGCGCCGCCGTGCTGTTCACCGTCCGCACCACCGGGGCGCAGCCCAGCCTCACCCTGTGGGGAGTGCTCGCCGGCGCGGTCTCGGTGACCTGCGTCGGGATCGCCATCGCCGCCGTGGCCGCCGACCGCGCCGCCAAGTCCGTGAGCGACCGGCTCGGCGCGATGCGGCGGAGCAGCGCGCGCGGCGAGGCCGATCTGAAGACCCTCGTCGAGGCGCTGCGGCGCGGCGAAGGACCGCCCAAGCGCAAGCCACGCAGCGGACCCCCCGATGACGCCGACGACTTCGAACTGCTCGCCGCCGACCTGGCCCGCGCACACGACGGCGCCGTCACCGCCGTCGTCCAGGCCGCACAGCTGTCCAGTCAGGCGGGCAGCGAGCAGAAGCTGGAGGTCTTCCTGAACCTCGCCCGGCGCCTCCAGTCGCTGGTGCACCGAGAGATCTCCATCCTCGACGAGCTGGAGAACGAGATCGAGGACCCCGACCTGCTCAAGGGCCTCTTCCACGTCGACCACCTCGCCACCCGCATCCGGCGCCATGCGGAGAACCTCGCCGTACTGGGCGGCGCCGTGTCGCGCAGGCAGTGGAGCAACCCGGTCTCCATGACCGAGGTGCTGCGCTCGGCCATCGCCGAGGTCGAGCAGTACTCGCGCGTCAAGCTCGTTCCGCCGATCGACGGCACTTTGCGCGGACACGCCGTCGCCGACGTGATCCATCTGCTCGCCGAACTCGTGGAGAACGCCACGGTGTTCTCCGCTCCGCACACCCAAGTCCTGCTGCGCGCCAACCTGGTCACCTCCGGGCTCGCCGTCGAGGTCGAGGACCGCGGACTCGGCATGCCCGTCGGTGAGCAGAGCAAGATGAACGCCCTGCTCGCCGACCCCGACCAGGTCAATGTCGCCAGCCTGCTCGCCGACGGCCGCATCGGGCTGTTCGTCGTCTCCCAACTCGCCCGGCGGCACGGCATCAACGTCCGCCTGCAGAACAACATCTACGGCGGTGTCCAGGCCGTACTCGTCGTGCCGCAGGGGTTGTTGGGTACGCATCCGGGCGCCCCGGGAGCCGTACGGCCGCCGCAGGAAACCGGTGGTGGTGCGGGAGCGGCCGTTCCGCCGCAGCAGCGTCCGCGGTCCGGGCCGGCACCGGCACCCGACGCGGGGCAGCAGCGGGTCGCGCCCTCGGCGCCGACCGTCGTGCCGCCCCGGCAGGCTCCTCGGGCCGCCGCCCCGATGCCGGACAGCGGCCCGTCGATGCCGCTGCCCGTGCGTGTCCACGAGGTACGGCCCAATCCGGCCGAGGCCCTGCCGGGCATCCGGCCCGAGGACCGTCCGCTCGTCGCCGAGAACACGGCCACACCGCCCCTGCCGCGCACCAGCACCGTCCGCGGCACCATGGGCAAGCCCCAACTGCCCCGGCGTCGGGCCCAGGAACACATCGCCCCCCAGCTCCGCGACGGACCGGCACCACGCCAGGACACGGACCACCTCGTCGGCCACGACCCCGGCCTCATGGCGGCCTTCCAGCGCGGCATCGGGCTTGCGGAGGCGCAGCAGCACAGGGAGCCGGGCCACGTGGGGTCGGGCCACGTGGGGTCGCGCTACATGGAGCCGGGCCACATGGAGTCGGCGCACATGGACTCGGCCCACAGAGACTTCCCGAACAGCAGCGCCTCCCAGAGCATGGACTCGCCGCACATGGACTCGCCGCACAGGGAGTCCCGGCACACGGACGCCGCACCTCTGGAGACGCCGCGCACGGTGTCCGGACACAGGAACTCCGGGCCACACACGGTGTCCGGCTATATGGAACCCGCACACATGGAGTCGGCACACATGGAGTCGGCGCACATGGACTCGGCCCACAGAGACTTCCCGAACAGCAGCGCCTCCCAGAGCATGGACTCGCCGCACATGGACTCGCCGCACAGGGAGTCCCGGCACACGGACGCCGCACCTCTGGAGACGCCGCGCACGGTGTCCGGACACAGGAACTCCGGGCCACACACGGTGTCCGGCTATATGGAACCCGCACACATGGAGTCGGCACACATGGAGTCGGCGCACATGGACTCGGCCCACAGAGACTTCCCGAACAGCAGCGCCTCCCAGAGCATGGACTCGCCGCACATGGACTCGCCGCACAGGGAGTCCCGGCACACGGACGCCGCACCTCTGGAGACGCCGCGCACGGTGTCCGGACACAGGAACTCCGGGCCACACACGGTGTCCGGCTATATGGAACCCGCACACATGGAGTCGGCACACATGGAGTCGGCGCACATGGACTCGGCCCACAGAGACTTCCCGAACAGCAGCGCCTCCCAGAGCATGGACTCGCCGCACATGGACTCGCCGCACAGGGAGTCCCGGCACACGGACGCCGCACCCTTGGAGACGCCGCGCACGGTGTCCGGACACAGGAACTCCGGGCCACACACGGTGTCCGGCTATATGGAACCCGCACACATGGAGTCGGCACACATGGAACCGGTGCGCACAGAGCCGACGCGCCTCGCGCCGACCCGACCGGATGCGTCCCACACAGATGCCGAACCCATGACCAGGGCCCACTCCATGGACGTACCGCCCATGGATCCGGCCCACACAACGGAGGCGCGCCGCGTGCCGCCCCGCCCGGACCACCCCACCACCACCCGGCACGACGGGAGCGCACCAGCCGGATGACCACCTCCGCAGACACCCCCCTGCCCACCGCCACCCCCACCCCCAGCGCTCCCGCAGACCTTCGTACCTCAAGGAGTCGATCCACCATGGCGAGCGAAGCGCCGACCGGCCAGGTATCCGATCTCGACTGGCTGATGAGCGGCCTCGTGCAGCGCGTACCGCACACCACCAGCGCGGTACTCCTGTCCTGCGACGGGCTTGTGAAGTCGGTCCACGGCCTCGACCCGGACAGCGCCGACCACATGGCCGCCCTGGCCTCCGGTCTCTACTCCCTCGGCCGCAGCGCCGGCGTCCGCTTCGGCGACGGCGGAGACGTCCGCCAGGTCGTCGTCGAACTCGACTCGACCCTGCTGTTCGTGACCACCGCCGGATCCGGCACGTGCCTCGCCGTGCTGGCCGGCCGTGAGGCCGACGCGGCGGTGCTCGGTTACGAGATGGCGATGCTGGTCAAGAGCGTCCGCCCCTACCTCATGACCGCGCCCCGTCAGCACGCCGTCGAATCCACGGCGTTGAGGCCTTGACCGTGGCGGCGGCCGGCGACGGGCCCTGGCTCGACGACGCGGCCGGACGGCTGGTGCGCCCCTTCACGGTCAGCAACGGCCGCACCCGACCCACCGTCGCGCTCGACCTCCTGTCGCAGGTGATGGCGACCGGGGCAACCCCCCTCGGCTACCTCGGCCCCGAGCACGCGCAGGCCCTCGACCTGTGCCGCGCTCCCGTCTCGGTCGCCGAGGTCGCCGCCCATCTGAAGCTGCCGGCGGTGGTCACCAAGGTGCTGCTGTCCGACCTAGTCGACTGCGGGGCCCTGACCACCAAGCCACCCGAGTTCCACCACAACCCCACTGACCGGGCCCTTCTGGAGGCAGTGCTCGATGGACTACGACGACAGCTCTGACTACGACGACGGCGCCGACCCCTTCCCCACCGCGCTCAAGATCCTGGTGGCGGGAGGGTTCGGGGCCGGCAAGACGACCTTCGTCGGCGCCGTCAGCGAGATCGCGCCGCTCAGCACGGAGGAGTTGCTCACCACGGTCAGCGCCGCGACCGACAACCTCGACGGGATCGAGAACAAGGTCGAGACGACGGTGGCCATGGACTTCGGCCGCATCACCCTCGACCCGGAACATGTGCTGTACCTGTTCGGCACACCGGGACAGGAGCGGTTCTGGTTCATGTGGGACGAGCTATCCGAAGGCGCCCTCGGAGCGATCATCCTCGCCGACACCCGCCGACTGGAGGACTGCTTCGCCGCCGTCGACTTCTTCGAGCAGCGCGGCATGGGCTTCATCGTCGCGATCAACGAGTTCGACGGCTCCTACCGCTACGACCCCGATGAGGTACGCGCGGCCATCGACCTCGACCCGGAGATCCCCGTCGTGCGCTGCGACGCCCGGATCTCCAGTTCCGGCGTCCAGACCCTGCTGACCCTCGTACGGCACCTCATCGCCCACGCCCCGGCCTCCGCGCCGAGCCACGGCGCCCACATGTGATTCCCGCACACGCCACGGAGCCCGCCTATGAGCCATCCCCACAGCGACGGAGTGCGCCGATGAGCTACGACCCGCCGCGCCCGGCAGGTCGTCTGCTGCTCACGCCCGAGGACAAGGAGGCCCCCGCCCGGGCGGACCGGCTGCGTCGGCTGGGCCTGGGGGAGCGGACGGAGCCCGCCCTCGACGCGTTCGCGGACGGTCTGGCCGAGCTGACCGCGGCGCCGTACGCCATGGTCAACTTCATCGACGAGAACCGGCAGTTCTTCGCGGGCCTGCATCTCCCCGCCATCGACCCGTTCGTGAAGGGCGACGGCACCACTCCGGAGTTCGGCCGCGCCCTCCCGCGCGACCATGGGTTCTGCCCCTATGTGGTGGTCCGACGCAAGGCGCTCGTCCTGGAGGACGTCTGCGACTATCCGCGGTTCGCCGGCAACCCCGTCGTCGACGAGTTCGGCATCCGTTCCTATCTCGGCGCACCGCTCATCGACAGCACGGGCATGGTGCTCGGCACCATCTGCGTCATCGACGTGGCACCGCGGCCCTGGGGGAAGCCCGGCCTGGAGACCATCAAGTCGGCGGCGGCAGGCCTCGTCGCCCGACTCGAACGGCGGGAGGCCGACGGGCTTCCGGTGCTCTGACGCCAGGTGTCCCGCCCGGCCGCCGCGCGGGTGTGAAGCGGAGCTGCGGCGCGGCTTAAGAAATCCTCGATGGACCGGGGATGGTGTCGTACGGCAGATTGCTGGGCGATTCCACCCCTCTCCCTGGATGCGGGCGCCTTCGGCATGCCCGGACCCCGGGGTCGCACCGTCAGGAGCCGTAGCGTTGAAGGCGCTGGTCAAGGAGAAGGCGGAGCCCGGGCTGTGGCTCGCGGACGTCCCCGAGCCCGCCGTGGGACCGGGCGACGTACTGATCAAGGTGCTGCGCACCGGCATCTGCGGCACCGACCTGCACATC
This genomic window from Streptomyces sp. DG2A-72 contains:
- a CDS encoding glutamate dehydrogenase — encoded protein: MTTPLMSLVWTDHVTGRRGFLVVDRLVRGVSSGGLRMRAGCTLDEVTSLARGMTMKEALHYDPEGRYVPLGGAKGGIDCDPQDPDAYGLLVRYLRAMRPYIETLWTTGEDLGLTQDLVDRAAAEAGLVSSIQAMYPLLDDEAAARRRLADAFAVDVDGIGLDELVGGCGVAESALAALDRASVPYAGTRVAVQGLGTMGGATARFLTRAGLTVVAVADIKGTIANPRGLDVEALLAARDAYGTVDRGVLRPGDRELPGDAWLSVDAEVLVPAAVSYAIDAANQERITARWIVEAANMPVLPEAEELLAARGVAVLPDVVVNSGTNAWWWWTLFGDIGADADEAFAYTRRSMRALVGLMLARAETDGTTPRAAAHAIVADRLPVIAARFGWYR
- a CDS encoding MOSC domain-containing protein, producing MAHVVELTYYPIKGCAGTSPGEALVTPAGLAHDRSFMVVSEAGVFRTQRRDPRLSLIRPEVGAGGERLVLRAPGYEAVHVDVDASGARRPVDLFGNPYQGIDQGDTAAAWLSDVLRAPSRLVRVPPEHDRVTDGRTPGTSGYADSCALHMLSRSTLDLLNAKVAERGGSPLSLDRFRPNVVVGGWDEPHTEDRAHRITLGDAELGYAKLAVRCAVTLVDQEAGTRDGPEPLRTLAGYRRAAEGGVAFGAKFAVLRPGKVTVGDEVDVRVWGDSEL
- a CDS encoding MBL fold metallo-hydrolase — encoded protein: MTGFRSLSSGLRALQPAAFGADPSGERLARIRRSPHFKDGVFLNPGGEARTRPSGSSVELAKGFFDKDTRPRRAPQGTVPVHATTLADISRPPATGLRLTWMGHSSVLAEIDGRRVLFDPVWGERCSPFAFAGPKRLHPVPMPLAALGPVDVVVISHDHYDHLDMPSIKTLAGTDTLFAVPLGVGAHLEHWGVSADRLRELDWHEETKVGGLTLTATPARHFCGRGLRNTQHTLWASWSVAGENHRIYHSGDTGYFEGFKDIGADYGPFDATMIQIGAYSEFWPDIHMTPEEGMRAHLDLQGGTPAGVMLPIHWATFNLAMHPWAEPGEGTVAAARAQGARVALPRPGEPFEPTAETVPSEPWWRGVAARPASGWPDAEAPGGVVAAAGVDVPPESAGRPEDKQEGSGEPEAVPAG
- a CDS encoding roadblock/LC7 domain-containing protein, with amino-acid sequence MASEAPTGQVSDLDWLMSGLVQRVPHTTSAVLLSCDGLVKSVHGLDPDSADHMAALASGLYSLGRSAGVRFGDGGDVRQVVVELDSTLLFVTTAGSGTCLAVLAGREADAAVLGYEMAMLVKSVRPYLMTAPRQHAVESTALRP
- a CDS encoding DUF742 domain-containing protein, whose translation is MAAAGDGPWLDDAAGRLVRPFTVSNGRTRPTVALDLLSQVMATGATPLGYLGPEHAQALDLCRAPVSVAEVAAHLKLPAVVTKVLLSDLVDCGALTTKPPEFHHNPTDRALLEAVLDGLRRQL
- a CDS encoding ATP/GTP-binding protein, giving the protein MDYDDSSDYDDGADPFPTALKILVAGGFGAGKTTFVGAVSEIAPLSTEELLTTVSAATDNLDGIENKVETTVAMDFGRITLDPEHVLYLFGTPGQERFWFMWDELSEGALGAIILADTRRLEDCFAAVDFFEQRGMGFIVAINEFDGSYRYDPDEVRAAIDLDPEIPVVRCDARISSSGVQTLLTLVRHLIAHAPASAPSHGAHM
- a CDS encoding GAF domain-containing protein — protein: MSYDPPRPAGRLLLTPEDKEAPARADRLRRLGLGERTEPALDAFADGLAELTAAPYAMVNFIDENRQFFAGLHLPAIDPFVKGDGTTPEFGRALPRDHGFCPYVVVRRKALVLEDVCDYPRFAGNPVVDEFGIRSYLGAPLIDSTGMVLGTICVIDVAPRPWGKPGLETIKSAAAGLVARLERREADGLPVL